From Polaribacter haliotis:
TTCTTCTTCAAATTTAATATTATTATTTGTAGTACCCACCAATGTTGCCATTTGTGCACCAGAAGAGGCACCCAATATTGCAACTTTAGAACTGTCTGTATGAAACCTTTTCGCATTTAATTTAATAAATTTAATTGCAGATTTAACATCATAAATTCCTTTAGGATATTTTGCTTCATCCGCTAACCTATATTCTATAGCAAAACAAGAGTACCCTTTTGTAGCTATATTTTTTGCCAAATTATGCATGTGAGATTTGTTTCCTGATTTCCAACCACCACCATGAATTAAAATTACTGCTGGATTATTTTTATCTTTATTTATAAAAGCATCTAATGCGAGGTTTCTATAATTTAATTTTTTGTATACTATATTTTCTGTTTGAGAAACATTATTAAACTTTTTTGTTTTTACAACTTTAATCTTTGGAAAGACTTTTACATATTTTTTGAATGTACTATTTATAGAGTAAGAAGTATCTTTTAAAATATTTTGCAAAGCAGAAACTTTTGTAAAATACATTACACAAAAGAATAAGAAAAATAGACTTTTAAATTTCATTTTTACATGTAAATAAATAAGCCTGATTGTTTATAAACCAGGCTTAAATAAAATCAACTCAAATTCAAAAATAATTACTTTGTTTTATATTAAGACATCTTTTAATACTTCTGTTATTGATAAGCAGCATTCTGTGGAAAGTCTTTATTCTGATTTAAATCTAATGCAGACTGTGGTATTGGTCTTAAAATTTTAAGCTCTCCATTTGCCCCATTAAAATTACCTGTTTCAACTAAATAATTATGCATAGATGCACGTTCTACCAACTTACCTGTTCGTTTTAAATCGAACCATCTGTGGTATTCTCCAAACAACTCTCTTGCTCTTTCGTCTAACAGAATATCTATATCATAATCTGCTAAAGGTGTAGTTAAGCCTGCTCTATTTCTAACTGTATTTAACCTTGCCAAACCTGTTGCTTTGTTAGTGTTTAAATAAGCTTCTGCTGCAATTAAATAGGTTTCACCTAATCTAGATAAAATAATATCTCTTGTACTTACTCTAGAATCATCTTGAAATGGTGCTTTTGGATCGTCGAATTTTTTTGCAGGTATTGTTTGGTAGTCGCTACTTACAACACCGGCTGCATAAGTACCCCATTCATGTATTTGTGCTTCTGG
This genomic window contains:
- a CDS encoding alpha/beta hydrolase; the encoded protein is MKFKSLFFLFFCVMYFTKVSALQNILKDTSYSINSTFKKYVKVFPKIKVVKTKKFNNVSQTENIVYKKLNYRNLALDAFINKDKNNPAVILIHGGGWKSGNKSHMHNLAKNIATKGYSCFAIEYRLADEAKYPKGIYDVKSAIKFIKLNAKRFHTDSSKVAILGASSGAQMATLVGTTNNNIKFEEEANNVVSASVKAIINLDGILAFKHPDSKEGKMASLWLGGSFRDKPRIWKEASPLFHTNKNTPPILFINSQFKRFHAGRDDVIKILDNYAIYSQVETIPNSPHTFWLFQPYFNDTLKFITQFLNQKFKAN